Genomic segment of Carassius auratus strain Wakin unplaced genomic scaffold, ASM336829v1 scaf_tig00035538, whole genome shotgun sequence:
GTAATAGAAGacgaaaaaaactaaaccaaaaaaagCAATCTGAGCCACAGACATGCCAAAGATGAATCAGAATCTGGGcctattgagaaaaaaaaaacaacaaccagagaagactgtgtgtttgcatgtatatgtgtgtctgtgtatgtgagaATGAGTGTAGGTCTGCTGTGGTGGGTGACAAGCATTCATTTTTTCAGGGGCTGGTAAACAGACGCATTGGGGTCCAGTCCTGATGGACCGGTGTCCATGAATTTGGAGGAGTAATGGGGCGTGACTGGGGTCATGCTGCCTGTATCTGGGGAATACACCACGCTGGGCATGACGGCCATGACCTCTGCTATCTTCTGCTTCAGGTCTTTAATCTCCTGGTCTTTCTGCAGAATTTGACCTAAAAGAACACAAATCCAGACAGGAACAAATTATTAAGTAGTTTTCAAATTTAAATGCTGATCTCCTGGTGGGTAATCTGGACAAAAGTGTGTGATGGAAGACCTTGTGCAATCTCCAGCTGTCTCTTAGCATCTCCGAGGGCAGAGAAGAGGTCCAGCTTGATTCGGGTCTCAGCGCTGAGGCTGTTTTCCAGGTGCTGGGTTTTATCCTGCATCGCTGACAGCGCTGACATCAGAACCTCTGTGTCCTTCTCATTTTCCTTATATTTATGTAGCTCCTAGAAAGAGGAGGAGTAGTAGTGTATTTTTATACCACGTCTCCATTTACAGAAGATTTTGAAACATTAATAGCGAATATGGCATTTGAACATTTCCTCACTTGAACTTTGAGCTCCAGCTCTCTGATTTGTTCTTCTTTCACCTTGATGTCAAGCGTGAGTTTCTTATACTCCGTCTCCAGCTCAGAAATCCTCCTCCTCAGAGACTCTGTGCACTCACCTCTGATAGACACAAATAGACGCACATTAGTTCAcatacaaaaaagaagaaaaagtgaaATATCCTGGAGTTTTAtggaaagaaaacagaaacagatcTCATGAAAGGGAAGACATAACTAACGAAGGAAAAGAGAGAATCgtgtgagaaacagacagaatggatgaaggcaaagctataaaaaaaaaatcaggctgtaaaaaagaaaaaaagaatggagaggcagaaaaaaaatgtgtatggcATACGTTATCtattttgggtcagtaagataacTTTTTTCTAAGcaattttatttagaaaggaaaaattacattaattaaaagcgacaaagaaatttataaagttataaaggatttctatttcaaataaatgctgttcttctgaactttatcatcaaagactggagtaatgtcggCTAAAAatgtcagctttgcatcacaggagtaaatgacattttaaaatataaaacaaaagaaaacagttattttaaattgtaataatatttcacaattttactttacagtttaatttttttaatcaacccttggtgagcataagagacagacttctttcaaaaacattgaaaaatcttactgatcccaaacttttgaaatggAAAGGAAGAGAATGAAATGCACAATATATAACAGAATGAATGTTAGGAAATGAAATGCAATGGAATGAGGCAAAGGTGTGTCATTAGCACCTGGTTGCTGCAGCGAGAGCGACTGCACGGGCCGCTGTGGCCTCCTCCAGCTTCTTGCGTTTCTTTTCCTCTGCTAACAGTTTCTCTGCTGCAGCACGAGCCTCCTGTTCTGCCTTCAGACGCTTCTCCAGCTGCCCCACTGTCTGCTTGTCCTTCTGCTTCGCCTGCACGGCGTTATGAAGTCTGAACACACAAAAGAAGAGTTTGCATTAATATCTGCTCTGTGCTCTCTTAAGGAGCAAACTGAAGATGGGATGTCTCACTTGTTTTGCAGTAGTTCGTTCTCCTGTCGCAGCTGTCCGAGCTCAGAGCGTATGCTGCGTTCAGAGCTGCCTAGAGAGCCCAGCTGACTGCGCAGATCCTGTTCGGTCTGTCTGCTAGCCTGCAGGTCTGCCTTCAGCTTCTTAACATCCTGCTCCAGCCTAAAAGTGAATTTAGAGAAAAGGACTGAGCTTCCTGAAACCTAAGAGGGTACCTAAATAGACAGCATTTCTGGGCATCCAAACTTGCTCAAAGCATGATATAAATCCCAATGATGCACAAAAATGCTAAGCAGGTTAAGTAGATGATATAAAACTAACTGTTTTGAGGAAATTGGAGGTTTCTCCCAGATTTGAGGTGTTTCGTGGtctgttttactactaaattgtCCGCAACCAAGAATGTTTTTAGAACCaccatattttataatataattcagTGTATAGGTAGCAAAGAAAAGGACTAAATTCCCTATGAAATAGTATGTGAGATATGGTATGCCATAAGAATAGTATGTCCAAATACTCAGTTTTTGAAAAACAGTAGGACCTAGATCACCTACTATTTCCAAGTGTATCTTTGTAGTTTATAACCATGCAGATCTGGTAAGTCCAGAATGCATTCAAAACACGCACATACACCCATACCTTTTTAATTCCTTCATAAAATGTATTACCTATTCTGGCAACGCTACGAAATTTCACATGCAGCGGattactaattaaaatgtatgatcACTTTAGCAAAATTATACATGGAAAAAAAGGTTCATTTTGCATCATCAATTACAAACCaaacagctttctgttggtcaatgcAGCAAATTCATGTGACAACTTGAACCGGTTTCGAAATCTGTGTGGGGAAAGCTTTCACCCTTAACCGAAATTTCAAATTGCATGTATTCCTACTGAAATGACTCTCAAATACAAACATTTGCAGAACACAGCAAAAGGACCACAATTTATCACAAATGTGATAAAAAGGAAAAGATCGAAGAAAGTGAACTCGACTCTTTTTGCCCTCAGTTCAGTTTtgggaaaactgaaaaaaaagtcttGTTTATTAATGCTTTCTATCAGATTGAGAAACAAATAACAAAGCATTATTGTTTACTAGTGTGCAGTGTTCTCACACACCCAGCTGAACATTAGAGCTGCTGTTTTAATGTGAAGCCCTGATTTTGATACAGATGTTGTGTGCGAGTCTAACCTGACGAGCGCTTCCGGTTTACTCAGCTGATTGTTGGGAATGCAGTTTTCCACAGGGTCTCTGTTTTTCCCTCCTCCACACTTCTGTTTCCGGTCTCCCTTACTTGAGGAAGACGCGGACGACGAAGGCCCAGAGGAAGATGGCACACTGCCATTGGCTGTTCCGTGCCCCCGGGGCGAGGAGCtccctccccctcctcctccgttggcatttttgtaatttttgttggagttggaggaggaggaagaggaggacgaTGAAGAGTGTTCATCTTTCAGCAGGTTCTCAGTGCTGCCCAGCAGATCTGAGCTGCTCAGTCTCTTACTGTTCACGTGGTTCTCCATGTACTCCATCTCCTGAGCTTTACTGTCCACTGATGGTAAGATGCTGCTGGTGCTGCTGTGATGGTTCTGGTTGT
This window contains:
- the LOC113082023 gene encoding macoilin-2-like isoform X3; amino-acid sequence: MKRRNADCSKLRRPLKRNRITEGIYSSTFLYLKFLVVWALVLLADFVLDFRFEYLWPFWLFIRSVYDSFRYQGLAFSVFFVCVAFTSDIICLLFIPVQWLFFAASTYVWVQYVWHTERGVCLPTVSLWILFVYIEAAIRFKDLKHFHVDLCRPFAAHCIGYPVVTLGFGFKSYVSYKMRLRKQKEVQKENEFYMQLLQQALPPEQQLIQRQEREAEEAAAAASKGIHDVDSPAVAQNGSAGGKKPSSNTLPELEYREKERGKNESKKQHNQNHHSSTSSILPSVDSKAQEMEYMENHVNSKRLSSSDLLGSTENLLKDEHSSSSSSSSSSNSNKNYKNANGGGGGGSSSPRGHGTANGSVPSSSGPSSSASSSSKGDRKQKCGGGKNRDPVENCIPNNQLSKPEALVRLEQDVKKLKADLQASRQTEQDLRSQLGSLGSSERSIRSELGQLRQENELLQNKLHNAVQAKQKDKQTVGQLEKRLKAEQEARAAAEKLLAEEKKRKKLEEATAARAVALAAATRGECTESLRRRISELETEYKKLTLDIKVKEEQIRELELKVQELHKYKENEKDTEVLMSALSAMQDKTQHLENSLSAETRIKLDLFSALGDAKRQLEIAQGQILQKDQEIKDLKQKIAEVMAVMPSVVYSPDTGSMTPVTPHYSSKFMDTGPSGLDPNASVYQPLKK
- the LOC113082023 gene encoding macoilin-2-like isoform X1 gives rise to the protein MKRRNADCSKLRRPLKRNRITEGIYSSTFLYLKFLVVWALVLLADFVLDFRFEYLWPFWLFIRSVYDSFRYQGLAFSVFFVCVAFTSDIICLLFIPVQWLFFAASTYVWVQYVWHTERGVCLPTVSLWILFVYIEAAIRFKDLKHFHVDLCRPFAAHCIGYPVVTLGFGFKSYVSYKMRLRKQKEVQKENEFYMQLLQQALPPEQQLIQRQEREAEEAAAAAAASKGIHDVDSPAVAQNGSAGGKKPSSNTLPELEYREKERGKNESKKQHNQNHHSSTSSILPSVDSKAQEMEYMENHVNSKRLSSSDLLGSTENLLKDEHSSSSSSSSSSNSNKNYKNANGGGGGGSSSPRGHGTANGSVPSSSGPSSSASSSSKGDRKQKCGGGKNRDPVENCIPNNQLSKPEALVRLEQDVKKLKADLQASRQTEQDLRSQLGSLGSSERSIRSELGQLRQENELLQNKLHNAVQAKQKDKQTVGQLEKRLKAEQEARAAAEKLLAEEKKRKKLEEATAARAVALAAATRGECTESLRRRISELETEYKKLTLDIKVKEEQIRELELKVQELHKYKENEKDTEVLMSALSAMQDKTQHLENSLSAETRIKLDLFSALGDAKRQLEIAQGQILQKDQEIKDLKQKIAEVMAVMPSVVYSPDTGSMTPVTPHYSSKFMDTGPSGLDPNASVYQPLKK
- the LOC113082023 gene encoding macoilin-2-like isoform X2, coding for MKRRNADCSKLRRPLKRNRITEGIYSSTFLYLKFLVVWALVLLADFVLDFRFEYLWPFWLFIRSVYDSFRYQGLAFSVFFVCVAFTSDIICLLFIPVQWLFFAASTYVWVQYVWHTERGVCLPTVSLWILFVYIEAAIRFKDLKHFHVDLCRPFAAHCIGYPVVTLGFGFKSYVSYKMRLRKQKEVQKENEFYMQLLQQALPPEQQLIQRQEREAEEAAAAAASKGIHDVDSPAVAQNGSAGGKKPSSNTLPELEYREKERGKNESKKQHNQNHHSSTSSILPSVDSKAQEMEYMENHVNSKRLSSSDLLGSTENLLKDEHSSSSSSSSSSNSNKNYKNANGGGGGGSSSPRGHGTANGSVPSSSGPSSSASSSSKGDRKQKCGGGKNRDPVENCIPNNQLSKPEALVRLEQDVKKLKADLQASRQTEQDLRSQLGSLGSSERSIRSELGQLRQENELLQNKLHNAVQAKQKDKQTVGQLEKRLKAEQEARAAAEKLLAEEKKRKKLEEATAARAVALAAATRGECTESLRRRISELETEYKKLTLDIKVKEEQIRELELKVQELHKYKENEKDTEVLMSALSAMQDKTQHLENSLSAETRIKLDLFSALGDAKRQLEIAQGQILQKDQEIKDLKQKIAEVMAVMPSVVYSPDTGSMTPVTPHYSSKFMDTGPSGLDPNASVYQPLKK
- the LOC113082023 gene encoding macoilin-2-like isoform X4; translated protein: MWKKLTVYLCTFLYLKFLVVWALVLLADFVLDFRFEYLWPFWLFIRSVYDSFRYQGLAFSVFFVCVAFTSDIICLLFIPVQWLFFAASTYVWVQYVWHTERGVCLPTVSLWILFVYIEAAIRFKDLKHFHVDLCRPFAAHCIGYPVVTLGFGFKSYVSYKMRLRKQKEVQKENEFYMQLLQQALPPEQQLIQRQEREAEEAAAAAAASKGIHDVDSPAVAQNGSAGGKKPSSNTLPELEYREKERGKNESKKQHNQNHHSSTSSILPSVDSKAQEMEYMENHVNSKRLSSSDLLGSTENLLKDEHSSSSSSSSSSNSNKNYKNANGGGGGGSSSPRGHGTANGSVPSSSGPSSSASSSSKGDRKQKCGGGKNRDPVENCIPNNQLSKPEALVRLEQDVKKLKADLQASRQTEQDLRSQLGSLGSSERSIRSELGQLRQENELLQNKLHNAVQAKQKDKQTVGQLEKRLKAEQEARAAAEKLLAEEKKRKKLEEATAARAVALAAATRGECTESLRRRISELETEYKKLTLDIKVKEEQIRELELKVQELHKYKENEKDTEVLMSALSAMQDKTQHLENSLSAETRIKLDLFSALGDAKRQLEIAQGQILQKDQEIKDLKQKIAEVMAVMPSVVYSPDTGSMTPVTPHYSSKFMDTGPSGLDPNASVYQPLKK